The following proteins are encoded in a genomic region of Bosea beijingensis:
- a CDS encoding tyrosine phosphatase family protein: MKTLSISTLTICGIEELPGNSAREVTHVLSVIDPDRAEIDAFGTYGEHHRVTLRFHDIIDPKPGQVMPTQDHVGEILTFGEGLRGTAAGRVKGHLLVHCHMGISRSTAAMMTLMAQADPAEDEDALFARLREIRPQAWPNSVMIGFADEQLGRGGRLTQALRRHYAHQLEIQPKYRIWMNDLGRKREIEMGMGL, from the coding sequence ATGAAGACCCTGTCCATCTCGACCCTGACGATCTGCGGCATCGAGGAATTGCCCGGCAACAGCGCCCGCGAGGTGACGCATGTGCTCTCGGTGATCGATCCCGACCGCGCCGAGATCGACGCTTTCGGAACCTATGGCGAGCATCATCGCGTCACGCTGCGCTTCCACGACATCATCGACCCGAAGCCCGGGCAGGTCATGCCGACGCAAGATCATGTCGGCGAGATCCTGACTTTCGGCGAGGGCCTGCGCGGGACCGCGGCCGGTCGCGTGAAGGGCCATCTCCTCGTGCATTGCCACATGGGCATCTCGCGCTCGACGGCGGCGATGATGACCTTGATGGCGCAGGCCGATCCGGCCGAGGACGAGGACGCGCTGTTCGCGCGGCTGCGCGAGATCCGGCCGCAGGCCTGGCCGAATTCGGTGATGATCGGCTTTGCCGACGAGCAGCTCGGCCGCGGCGGCCGGCTGACGCAGGCGCTGCGGCGGCATTATGCCCATCAGCTCGAGATTCAGCCGAAATACCGGATCTGGATGAACGATCTCGGCCGCAAGCGCGAGATCGAGATGGGGATGGGGCTCTGA
- a CDS encoding M20 aminoacylase family protein: MTKLDAWLGQHHAAFTAIRRDIHAHPELGLEEVRTAKLVADKLREWGVEVTENVGKTGVVGVIRGNRPGRAVGLRADMDCLALDETTNLPYSSKNPGRMHACGHDGHTTMLLAAARYLAENRDFAGTVNLIFQPAEEGRGGANAMLADKLFERFPCDAIYGLHNVPGMPVSSFGINVGPFLAAADSWKVTFRGVGGHGGSQPHLSTDITYAQAHFVLGLQGIVGRNVPPLDTAVISVGYIHGGDVNASNVIPSELVIGGTARTYSLEVRDIVERRIGELAAATAQAWGCKAEAFYRRGTSPLINAAEQVRVAVAAATAAVGAERVEDQLAPSTGGEDFAEMMLQRPGAFMFIGNGIDPDGSSAGLHTPLYDFNDEIIPDGVRYWVGVVDQELGQAKAA; the protein is encoded by the coding sequence ATGACCAAGCTCGACGCCTGGCTCGGCCAGCATCACGCCGCCTTCACCGCGATCCGCCGCGATATCCATGCTCATCCTGAACTCGGGCTCGAAGAAGTCCGCACGGCCAAGCTCGTTGCCGACAAGCTGCGCGAGTGGGGGGTCGAGGTCACCGAGAATGTCGGCAAGACCGGCGTCGTCGGGGTGATCCGCGGCAACAGGCCCGGCCGTGCGGTGGGCCTGCGCGCCGACATGGACTGCCTTGCGCTCGATGAGACGACCAATCTGCCCTATTCCTCGAAGAATCCGGGCCGGATGCATGCCTGCGGCCATGACGGGCACACCACGATGCTGCTCGCCGCGGCGCGCTACCTCGCCGAGAACCGCGACTTCGCCGGCACCGTCAACCTGATCTTCCAGCCGGCCGAGGAAGGCCGCGGCGGCGCCAACGCCATGCTGGCCGACAAGCTGTTCGAGCGCTTCCCCTGCGACGCGATCTATGGGCTGCATAACGTGCCCGGCATGCCGGTTTCGAGTTTCGGCATCAATGTCGGCCCGTTCCTGGCGGCGGCCGATAGCTGGAAGGTCACCTTCCGCGGCGTCGGCGGCCATGGCGGCTCCCAGCCACATCTTTCGACCGACATCACCTATGCGCAGGCGCATTTCGTGCTTGGCCTGCAGGGCATCGTCGGCCGCAACGTGCCCCCGCTCGACACGGCGGTGATCAGCGTCGGCTATATCCATGGCGGCGACGTCAACGCCTCGAACGTGATTCCGTCCGAGCTCGTCATCGGCGGCACGGCCCGCACCTATTCGCTGGAAGTACGCGACATCGTCGAGCGCCGTATCGGTGAGCTTGCGGCGGCGACGGCGCAGGCCTGGGGCTGCAAGGCGGAAGCCTTCTACCGTCGTGGCACCAGCCCGCTGATCAACGCAGCCGAGCAGGTCCGCGTCGCCGTCGCTGCGGCGACGGCAGCGGTCGGCGCCGAGCGCGTCGAAGACCAGCTTGCGCCGAGCACGGGCGGCGAGGATTTCGCCGAGATGATGCTGCAGCGCCCTGGCGCTTTCATGTTCATCGGCAACGGCATCGATCCGGACGGCAGCTCTGCCGGACTGCATACGCCGCTCTACGACTTCAACGACGAGATCATCCCGGACGGGGTGCGCTACTGGGTCGGCGTCGTCGACCAAGAGCTCGGGCAAGCCAAGGCCGCCTGA
- a CDS encoding M20 aminoacylase family protein: MTKLDAWLDQHHAAFTAIRRDIHEHPELGLEEVRTAKLVADKLREWGVEVTENVGKTGVVGVIRGNRPGRAVGLRADMDCLALDETTNLPYSSKNPGRMHACGHDGHTTMLLAAGRYLAENRDFEGTVNLIFQPAEEGRGGANAMLADKLFERFPCDAIYGLHNTPGMAPGTFGTTVGPFLAAADSWKVTFHGVGGHGGSQPHRSTDITYAQAHFVLGLQGIIGRNVAPLDTAVISVGYIHGGDVNASNVIPSELVIGGTARTYSLEVRDLVERRIGELAAATAQAWGCKAEAYYHRGTSPLVNEAEQVRVGVAAATAAVGAEKVNGQLRPGTGGEDFAEMMLVRPGAFMRIGNGVNPDGSFVGLHTPLYDFNDEIIPDGVRYWVGVVDQELGQAKAA, translated from the coding sequence ATGACGAAGCTCGACGCCTGGCTCGACCAGCACCATGCCGCCTTCACCGCGATCCGCCGCGACATCCATGAGCATCCCGAACTCGGCCTCGAAGAGGTGCGCACGGCCAAGCTCGTCGCGGACAAGCTGCGCGAATGGGGCGTCGAGGTCACCGAGAATGTCGGCAAGACCGGCGTCGTCGGGGTGATCCGCGGCAACAGGCCCGGCCGGGCCGTGGGCCTGCGCGCCGACATGGACTGCCTGGCGCTCGATGAGACGACGAACCTGCCCTATTCCTCGAAGAATCCGGGCCGGATGCATGCCTGCGGTCATGACGGGCACACCACGATGCTGCTCGCGGCCGGGCGCTACCTCGCCGAGAACCGGGATTTCGAGGGCACCGTCAACCTGATCTTCCAGCCGGCCGAGGAAGGCCGCGGCGGCGCCAATGCGATGCTGGCCGACAAGCTGTTCGAGCGTTTTCCCTGCGATGCGATCTACGGCCTGCACAACACGCCCGGCATGGCGCCCGGCACCTTCGGCACCACGGTCGGCCCGTTCCTGGCGGCGGCCGATAGCTGGAAGGTCACCTTCCACGGCGTCGGCGGCCATGGCGGCTCGCAGCCGCATCGCTCGACCGACATCACCTATGCCCAGGCGCATTTCGTGCTCGGCCTGCAGGGCATCATCGGCCGCAACGTCGCCCCGCTCGACACGGCGGTGATCAGCGTCGGCTATATCCATGGCGGCGACGTCAACGCCTCGAACGTCATTCCCTCCGAACTTGTCATCGGCGGCACGGCCCGCACCTACTCGCTTGAGGTGCGCGATCTCGTCGAGCGCCGTATCGGCGAGCTCGCGGCGGCCACCGCTCAGGCCTGGGGTTGCAAGGCCGAGGCCTATTATCATCGTGGCACCAGCCCGCTGGTGAACGAGGCCGAGCAGGTCCGGGTCGGCGTCGCGGCAGCGACGGCCGCGGTCGGCGCCGAGAAGGTCAACGGCCAGTTGCGGCCGGGCACGGGCGGCGAGGATTTCGCCGAGATGATGCTGGTGCGCCCTGGCGCTTTCATGCGCATCGGCAACGGCGTCAACCCGGACGGCTCCTTCGTCGGCCTGCATACGCCGCTCTACGACTTCAACGACGAGATCATCCCGGATGGCGTGCGCTACTGGGTCGGCGTCGTCGACCAGGAGCTCGGGCAGGCCAAGGCCGCCTGA
- a CDS encoding adenylosuccinate synthase has translation MANVVVVGAQWGDEGKGKIVDWLSSQADVVVRFQGGHNAGHTLVIDGVVYKLSLLPSGIVRPGKLSVIGNGVVVDPWHLVEEIAKLRAQGVAITPDNLRIADNATLILPLHRELDHFRETSNAGMKIGTTKRGIGPAYEDKVGRRAIRVIDLKDEALLEAKIERLLAHHNALRRGLGIGEVDAGELLGQLKTIAGEVLPYATSVWALLDTERRAGKRILFEGAQGALLDVDHGTYPFVTSSNIVAGQAATGSGMGPSAVGYVLGIAKAYTTRVGEGPFPTELFDEVGELIGTKGKEFGVVTGRKRRCGWFDACLVRQTVKTSGIDGIALTKLDILDGFKEIKVCVGYKLDGQILEHLPAGQNDQARVEPIYETIEGWEGSTANARSWADLPAQAIKYVRRIEELIGATVAVLSTSPERDDTILVHNPFEG, from the coding sequence ATGGCGAATGTTGTGGTGGTCGGCGCCCAGTGGGGCGACGAGGGCAAGGGCAAGATCGTCGACTGGCTTTCCAGCCAGGCCGATGTCGTCGTCAGGTTCCAGGGCGGCCATAATGCCGGCCATACGCTCGTCATCGACGGCGTAGTCTACAAGCTCTCGCTGCTGCCCTCCGGTATCGTCCGCCCCGGCAAGCTCTCGGTCATCGGCAACGGCGTCGTCGTCGATCCCTGGCATCTCGTCGAGGAAATCGCCAAGCTGCGCGCCCAGGGCGTCGCGATCACCCCCGACAACCTGCGCATCGCCGACAACGCGACGCTGATCCTGCCGCTGCACCGCGAGCTCGACCATTTCCGCGAGACCTCGAATGCCGGCATGAAGATCGGCACCACCAAGCGCGGCATCGGCCCGGCCTATGAGGACAAGGTCGGCCGCCGCGCCATCCGCGTCATCGACCTCAAGGACGAGGCCCTGCTCGAGGCCAAGATCGAGCGCCTGCTCGCCCATCACAACGCGCTGCGCCGCGGCCTCGGCATCGGCGAGGTCGATGCCGGCGAGTTGCTCGGCCAGCTCAAGACGATCGCTGGCGAGGTGCTGCCCTATGCCACCTCGGTCTGGGCGCTGCTCGATACCGAGCGCCGCGCCGGCAAGCGCATCTTGTTCGAGGGCGCGCAGGGCGCGCTGCTCGATGTCGATCACGGCACCTATCCCTTCGTCACCTCCTCGAACATCGTCGCCGGCCAGGCGGCGACCGGCTCGGGCATGGGCCCCTCCGCGGTCGGCTACGTGCTGGGCATCGCCAAGGCCTACACCACCCGCGTCGGCGAGGGTCCCTTCCCGACCGAGCTCTTCGACGAGGTCGGCGAGCTGATCGGGACCAAGGGCAAGGAATTCGGCGTCGTCACCGGGCGCAAGCGTCGCTGCGGCTGGTTCGACGCCTGCCTGGTGCGCCAGACGGTCAAGACCTCCGGCATCGACGGCATCGCGCTGACCAAGCTCGACATCCTCGACGGCTTCAAGGAGATCAAGGTCTGCGTCGGCTACAAGCTCGACGGCCAGATCCTCGAGCACCTGCCGGCCGGCCAGAACGACCAGGCCCGCGTCGAGCCGATCTACGAGACGATCGAAGGCTGGGAAGGCTCCACCGCCAATGCCCGCTCCTGGGCCGACCTCCCGGCGCAGGCGATCAAGTATGTCCGCCGCATCGAGGAGCTGATCGGCGCCACCGTCGCCGTGCTCTCCACCAGCCCGGAGCGCGACGATACGATCCTCGTCCATAATCCTTTCGAGGGTTGA
- a CDS encoding histidine kinase, whose translation MADFYPILARAVAGLPETSPEARRAIYDRARTALVAQLRGLDPPLSEAEIMRERLSLDEAVARIEADYDDAPAPPPASDGPVIRTVENPTLPIRPPTPKKAPEFAPLPAAAGQDDGEPLPEPAEPQVARPRVQPPRERRVKPGHIRSAVVGGVVAVAVAAIAATAIYVHKLRPQDTPRQSSETAQRAQPTQPDNAGKISERAGEPGSPQQNRPAGNPQGNTPGTPVPQPSGEIAVAQRAVLFIEVPETPQQPQTRTGRVFWRLDSESAGQGRPIETIVRATVEIPEEGLSLDFTIRRNTDSAFPASHIIGLRFTSTGDPATQTVKEVGVPQFKSEEGERGAPLSAINSALGDNLFVAALSNVPVEVERNVDLILSRSWIDVPVRFASGRRGIITFEKGVSGSQTLADAFGRWR comes from the coding sequence ATGGCCGACTTCTATCCGATCCTGGCGCGTGCCGTCGCCGGGCTGCCCGAAACCTCCCCGGAGGCCCGGCGCGCCATCTACGACCGGGCGCGGACGGCGCTCGTCGCGCAGTTGCGCGGTCTCGACCCGCCCCTGAGCGAGGCCGAGATCATGCGCGAGCGCCTGTCGCTCGACGAGGCGGTCGCCCGGATCGAGGCTGATTACGACGACGCGCCGGCTCCGCCGCCGGCGTCCGACGGCCCGGTGATCCGCACCGTCGAGAACCCGACGCTGCCGATCCGCCCGCCGACGCCGAAGAAGGCGCCGGAATTCGCGCCGCTCCCCGCCGCTGCCGGTCAGGACGACGGCGAGCCCCTGCCGGAACCGGCCGAGCCGCAGGTTGCCCGGCCGCGGGTGCAGCCGCCGCGCGAACGGCGGGTCAAGCCCGGCCATATCCGCTCCGCCGTCGTCGGCGGCGTCGTGGCGGTCGCGGTCGCCGCGATCGCGGCCACGGCGATCTATGTCCACAAGCTCCGGCCGCAGGACACGCCGCGCCAGAGCAGCGAGACCGCCCAACGCGCCCAACCGACGCAACCCGACAATGCCGGCAAGATTTCCGAGCGGGCCGGCGAGCCGGGCTCGCCGCAGCAGAATCGCCCTGCCGGCAACCCGCAGGGCAATACGCCCGGCACCCCCGTGCCGCAGCCCAGCGGCGAGATCGCGGTCGCCCAGCGTGCCGTCCTCTTCATCGAGGTGCCGGAAACCCCGCAGCAGCCGCAGACCAGGACCGGCCGCGTGTTCTGGCGCCTCGACAGCGAGAGCGCCGGCCAGGGCCGCCCGATCGAGACCATCGTGCGGGCGACCGTCGAGATTCCCGAAGAGGGCTTGAGCCTCGACTTCACCATCCGCCGCAACACCGATTCGGCTTTCCCGGCCTCGCATATCATCGGCCTGCGCTTCACCAGCACCGGCGACCCGGCGACCCAGACGGTCAAGGAAGTCGGCGTTCCCCAGTTCAAGAGCGAGGAAGGCGAGCGCGGCGCGCCGCTCTCGGCGATCAACTCGGCGCTCGGCGACAATCTCTTCGTCGCGGCCTTGTCGAACGTGCCGGTCGAGGTCGAGCGCAATGTCGACCTGATCCTCAGCCGTAGCTGGATCGACGTGCCCGTGCGCTTCGCCTCGGGCCGGCGTGGCATCATCACCTTCGAGAAGGGCGTCTCCGGCAGCCAGACGCTAGCTGACGCCTTCGGCCGCTGGCGGTAA
- a CDS encoding polyprenyl synthetase family protein: MSSVPPSVHSGDLDTRLAQNAVAIEALLEAVLSNAPATGEIVRPPRLVAAMRHGALAGGKRLRPFLTVETARFLGVPAEQARRAGAAVELLHCYSLVHDDLPAMDDDDLRRGRPTVHKAFDEATAILAGDALLTLAFEVLADEATHPDGAVRAALVTCLARASGVGGMVGGQMLDLAAEGRFEPVRGALPEAEIRRLQAMKTGALLAASVEIGARLGGADAAALAALGRYGRALGATFQVADDILDVESDAEQMGKATAKDADKGKGTLVGALGLDGAKRERDRLSAEAVEALAGFGPEADMLRAAARFAAERKS, translated from the coding sequence ATGAGTTCCGTCCCTCCTTCGGTCCATTCCGGCGATCTCGATACCCGGCTGGCGCAGAACGCGGTTGCCATCGAGGCACTATTGGAGGCCGTGCTGTCCAATGCTCCGGCTACGGGCGAGATCGTACGCCCGCCGCGTCTGGTTGCCGCGATGCGGCATGGCGCGCTGGCCGGCGGCAAGCGGCTGCGGCCCTTCCTGACGGTCGAGACGGCGCGGTTTTTGGGTGTCCCTGCCGAGCAGGCTAGGCGGGCGGGAGCCGCGGTCGAATTGCTGCATTGCTATTCGCTGGTGCATGACGACCTGCCGGCGATGGATGACGACGACCTGCGCCGGGGGCGGCCGACCGTCCACAAGGCCTTCGACGAGGCGACGGCGATCCTGGCGGGCGATGCCCTGCTGACGCTGGCCTTCGAGGTGCTGGCCGACGAGGCGACGCATCCCGACGGCGCGGTGCGCGCGGCGCTGGTGACCTGCCTCGCACGGGCCTCTGGCGTCGGCGGCATGGTCGGCGGCCAGATGCTGGACCTTGCTGCCGAAGGGCGCTTCGAGCCGGTGCGCGGCGCGCTTCCGGAAGCGGAGATTCGCCGGCTCCAGGCGATGAAGACCGGGGCATTGCTGGCGGCGAGCGTCGAGATCGGCGCGCGGCTCGGCGGAGCGGATGCGGCGGCGCTGGCCGCGCTCGGGCGCTATGGCCGGGCGCTGGGCGCGACCTTCCAGGTCGCCGACGACATCCTCGACGTCGAATCTGATGCCGAGCAAATGGGCAAGGCGACCGCCAAGGACGCCGACAAGGGCAAGGGCACGCTGGTCGGCGCGCTCGGCCTCGACGGTGCCAAGCGCGAGCGCGATCGGTTGAGCGCCGAGGCGGTGGAGGCTTTGGCGGGCTTCGGCCCGGAGGCGGATATGCTGCGGGCGGCGGCGCGGTTCGCGGCCGAGCGGAAGAGCTGA